The Metarhizium brunneum chromosome 5, complete sequence sequence CTGCATCGTCGGCCAACCCCAAGCGGGCTCGGGTTACCGAGTCTCCCGCTATGGCGACTCTCAGGGCGAGAGGCAAGATGCCAGACATCATTGACCTGACCGAGAAGCCGTCTGCTTTCCAGCCATATAGCGGAGCCAAGAAGCTTGTCATCAAGAACCTTCGAGCGCCCATTAGCCGTGAGGCACAGGTAGAAGAATACTACGCGCGGACAGAAAAGGATCTCGAGGAAGCCTTGGAAGCCATTTTTGCTGATAGAAGACCGGCAGTGCCCTTGGAGCGGTTGTATCGTGGTGTCGAGGATGTCTGTCGCAGGGGCGGCGCTGCAAAAGTTTATCGTTTGCTCAAGGAGCGCATCGATCGCCATTTGCAATTGGTAGTCTTGCCACGAATAAGACGTACCGGCGGGCAGTCAAATATCGAAATGTTACGAAGTGTTAGGGGAGAATGGAATGTATGGAATGCTCAAACAATCACTCTCCGATCAACGTTTAGCTACTTGGACCGGACATTTTTGCTTCGAGAGTCACTCCCATCCAtcaacgacatggccatcagCCACTTTAGACGAATGGCATTTCCGCAGTCATCGCAAACCAACGGTAGTTCACCTGGCGAAAAAGCTATTACCGGAGTGTGCGAGATGATCGAGTATGACCGGCGAGGCGACGAAAGACTTGACTCAAATCTTCTCAAGGAATCCATTCGCATGATATACGTTTTGGGTGTTTACGTAAAACAGTTCGAGCCCGTCTTTTTGAAACAGTCTGTCTCATATTTTGAAGAGTTTGGCGAATCATGGAGTGCGTCCAGCCTCAAGGGCTATATTGCGGCATGCGAGAATCTTCTCAACCGAGAAGACCACCGATGTATGGCGTACAACTTTGACAGCGCCACTGTGAAGCAGCTCATGGACTCGGCGCACAAGATTCTCATCGACCAATACTCGGAAAAATTACTACATGGCGACAGCTTGTCAAACCTGTTATCCGATAGAGACGTCAAGTCCATGAGGGGACTCTATGACCTATTACGATTATCTGACATTcaaaagaagatgaagaatccCTGGACTGAATATATCCGACAAACCGGATCTGCCATCGTATCAGATAAAGAGAGAGGGGATGAAATGGTCCTGCGGCTGTTGGAACTTCGACGGTCATTAGACCTCATGATTAGGGACGCGTTCAAAAAGGACGAAGACTTCTTGTGGGGCATGCGAGAGGCGTTTGGCAAGTTTATGAACGA is a genomic window containing:
- the CUL4A gene encoding Cullin-4A, with amino-acid sequence MATLRARGKMPDIIDLTEKPSAFQPYSGAKKLVIKNLRAPISREAQVEEYYARTEKDLEEALEAIFADRRPAVPLERLYRGVEDVCRRGGAAKVYRLLKERIDRHLQLVVLPRIRRTGGQSNIEMLRSVRGEWNVWNAQTITLRSTFSYLDRTFLLRESLPSINDMAISHFRRMAFPQSSQTNGSSPGEKAITGVCEMIEYDRRGDERLDSNLLKESIRMIYVLGVYVKQFEPVFLKQSVSYFEEFGESWSASSLKGYIAACENLLNREDHRCMAYNFDSATVKQLMDSAHKILIDQYSEKLLHGDSLSNLLSDRDVKSMRGLYDLLRLSDIQKKMKNPWTEYIRQTGSAIVSDKERGDEMVLRLLELRRSLDLMIRDAFKKDEDFLWGMREAFGKFMNDRKIASCWDTNTSKIGEMTAKYIDMLLRGGLKALPKELLSDAKDRAAAEREGQASTADEDAELDRQLDQALELFRFIEGKDAFEAFYKKDLARRLLMGRSASQDAERNMLTKLRSECGSNFTHNLEQMFKDQELAKDEMESYRQSSITNQKQKAPIDLSVMILSASAWPTYPDTRLNLPDEVATQIETFDKHYKSKHTGRVLTWKHSLAHCSIKASFPKGTKELLVSAFQAVVLMMFNKEPTAGFFTYEQISAATGLQGGDLDRTLQSLACGKARVITKHPKGREVKPTDTFTFNQAFSDLKYRVKINQIQLKETKEENKATHERIAQDRRFETQAAIVRIMKSRKSMGHAELVAEVINLTKKRGSVEPASIKKEIESLIEKDYLEREDNSYTYLA